The following are encoded together in the Pedobacter steynii genome:
- a CDS encoding AMP-dependent synthetase/ligase, producing the protein MAVTITRVFDLLQYNLENFPKEEFISGKIKGEWKKYSTKDLIEAVDALSRGLVGIGVGKGSRVAVMSHNRPEWNISDFAIVQLGAYQVPLYPTLAEHDIKFIMENAEITVVFVADEEIYKKVKPVCDELNTAVKIYSFNPIAGVSSWEELVEAGKENTYIDLEAYRKEVTPDDILTLIYTSGTTGTPKGVMLTHNNLVKNFEYSSVLVPPGLHKALSFLPLSHIFERMIVYLHMYKGASVYYAESTETIVADIQFVKPNGFSTVPRLLEKVYDKIIEKGKALTGVKKGIFFWALSLAEKFDFNNGAFYNFKLGIARKLVFSKWQAAMGGEIVVIVSGGAALNPRLAKIFYAAGMPVMEGYGLTETSPVITVNYFGQTRFGTVGPAIEGVEIKIGPDGEVLTRGHNVMKGYYNRPDLTAEAIDADGWFHTGDIGELVEGRFLKITDRKKEIFKTAGGKYVAPQMLENKLKESPLVEQVMVLGENRKFPAALIVPTFEALKGWCGKKGIPYTTNELIIKNPLVIKKYEEIVAYSVKDFGKWEQVKRMALLSKEWSINDGELTPKLSLKRKVILEKNAGVIEKIYADAEGYKG; encoded by the coding sequence ATGGCTGTAACGATTACACGAGTATTTGATTTACTTCAATACAATTTAGAGAATTTTCCGAAAGAGGAGTTTATAAGTGGTAAGATTAAAGGAGAATGGAAAAAGTATAGCACCAAAGATCTTATCGAGGCTGTTGATGCCTTGAGCAGGGGGTTGGTTGGTATTGGTGTAGGGAAAGGTTCGAGGGTTGCTGTGATGTCCCATAACCGGCCGGAATGGAATATTTCTGATTTTGCTATTGTGCAGTTAGGAGCCTATCAGGTTCCTTTATATCCGACACTTGCAGAACATGATATAAAATTTATCATGGAGAATGCCGAAATTACGGTGGTTTTTGTTGCAGATGAAGAGATTTATAAAAAGGTAAAGCCGGTTTGTGACGAATTAAATACAGCTGTGAAGATTTACTCATTTAATCCGATAGCCGGAGTTTCTTCCTGGGAAGAATTGGTTGAAGCAGGGAAAGAAAATACTTATATTGACCTGGAGGCCTATCGAAAAGAAGTGACACCGGATGATATTTTAACATTGATCTATACCTCTGGAACAACTGGTACACCTAAAGGTGTAATGTTGACGCACAATAACCTGGTGAAAAATTTTGAGTACTCTTCTGTACTGGTTCCTCCTGGATTACACAAAGCATTGAGTTTTCTTCCGCTATCCCATATTTTTGAAAGGATGATCGTATACCTCCATATGTATAAGGGAGCATCTGTTTATTATGCAGAAAGTACGGAGACAATCGTTGCCGATATTCAGTTTGTGAAGCCTAATGGCTTTTCTACTGTTCCCCGTCTGCTCGAAAAAGTATACGATAAAATCATAGAAAAAGGAAAGGCATTGACCGGGGTAAAAAAGGGAATCTTTTTCTGGGCTCTTTCTTTAGCCGAGAAATTCGATTTTAATAATGGTGCCTTTTATAACTTTAAACTAGGGATTGCCCGAAAATTGGTGTTTTCAAAATGGCAGGCAGCAATGGGTGGAGAGATCGTAGTTATTGTCTCAGGTGGGGCGGCTTTAAATCCCCGTCTGGCTAAGATTTTCTATGCTGCAGGAATGCCGGTCATGGAAGGCTATGGTTTAACAGAAACTTCGCCGGTAATTACTGTAAACTATTTTGGACAGACCAGATTTGGAACGGTAGGTCCGGCTATTGAAGGTGTAGAAATTAAAATCGGACCAGACGGCGAAGTGCTAACCCGTGGACACAATGTGATGAAGGGTTATTATAATCGGCCAGACCTGACAGCAGAAGCAATTGATGCTGATGGTTGGTTTCATACCGGTGATATCGGTGAACTTGTGGAAGGACGGTTTTTAAAAATTACGGATAGAAAAAAAGAAATATTTAAAACTGCTGGTGGAAAATATGTTGCTCCACAAATGTTGGAAAATAAACTAAAAGAATCTCCATTGGTAGAGCAGGTGATGGTGCTTGGTGAAAACAGGAAATTTCCTGCTGCATTAATCGTTCCTACCTTTGAAGCGTTGAAGGGTTGGTGCGGAAAGAAAGGTATTCCATATACTACCAATGAACTGATTATCAAAAATCCTTTGGTCATAAAAAAATATGAAGAAATTGTCGCCTACAGCGTTAAAGATTTCGGGAAATGGGAGCAGGTTAAACGTATGGCACTATTGTCAAAAGAATGGAGTATCAATGATGGGGAGCTGACTCCAAAACTGAGTTTAAAAAGAAAAGTGATCCTGGAGAAGAATGCAGGCGTTATTGAGAAAATTTATGCAGATGCAGAAGGATATAAAGGATAA
- a CDS encoding OmpA family protein, protein MKQNLFKTLPVAFAALLIGGSVQAQDQAGTNSNQLTSWSIGVNAGVLTPTSPLGGKNDFSNNKSSLGYGLYIKKQFTPYFSLRLDGVRGKLKGDNTEKWKSGLPNVSPVSAFETDLSYSGSLNAVVNLFNIDMFNKNSALQLYASGGAGLAGYKVKTAVGGAGLKDYAGDKTISELIIPVGLGAKVKLSEKINLDLGWTVNFVDGDNLDGFYRGQNDKYSYAYGGLEFALGKGKQLAWHNPVALTYDEALQAKQTANALKGDLDAQKAENARLRSEMNDLLKDTDGDGVADKLDKCPGTPSGTVVDGSGCPLKTPAPVVQEKVIITEADRKVVDEAIRNLEFDLGKATIRSKSYATLNRVAALLVEKNFSLKLAGHTDNTGSMALNLRLSKARAESVKAYLVSQGANASRIEATGYGPNQPIATNKTAAGRQKNRRVEFTLY, encoded by the coding sequence ATGAAACAAAATTTATTTAAAACCCTGCCTGTAGCTTTCGCTGCGCTCCTTATAGGAGGTTCCGTTCAGGCTCAGGATCAAGCAGGTACAAATTCAAATCAGCTGACTTCATGGTCAATTGGTGTTAATGCTGGGGTTTTAACTCCTACGTCTCCTCTTGGTGGTAAAAACGATTTCTCTAACAATAAATCAAGCTTAGGGTATGGTCTTTACATCAAAAAACAATTTACACCATATTTCTCTCTACGTTTAGACGGAGTACGAGGTAAATTAAAAGGTGATAACACTGAAAAATGGAAAAGCGGTTTACCGAATGTAAGCCCTGTAAGTGCTTTCGAAACTGATCTTAGTTATTCAGGAAGTTTAAATGCAGTTGTGAATTTATTTAACATTGATATGTTCAATAAAAATAGTGCTTTGCAATTATATGCTTCTGGTGGTGCTGGTTTAGCTGGTTATAAAGTTAAAACTGCAGTTGGCGGTGCGGGATTAAAAGATTATGCTGGCGATAAGACAATCAGTGAATTAATTATTCCTGTAGGTTTAGGTGCTAAAGTTAAATTGTCAGAAAAGATCAATTTAGATTTAGGATGGACTGTAAACTTTGTTGATGGTGATAATCTTGATGGTTTCTACCGTGGACAAAACGATAAATATTCATACGCTTATGGAGGTTTAGAGTTTGCTTTAGGAAAAGGAAAACAATTAGCATGGCATAATCCTGTTGCTTTAACTTATGATGAGGCATTACAGGCTAAACAAACAGCTAATGCTTTAAAAGGTGATTTGGATGCCCAGAAAGCTGAAAATGCAAGACTGAGATCTGAAATGAATGACTTGCTAAAAGATACAGATGGTGATGGTGTTGCAGACAAATTGGATAAATGTCCAGGTACTCCTTCAGGAACAGTAGTTGACGGTTCAGGTTGTCCTCTAAAAACTCCTGCACCAGTTGTTCAGGAAAAGGTGATCATTACCGAAGCTGACCGTAAGGTAGTGGATGAAGCGATCAGAAACTTAGAATTTGATTTAGGTAAAGCAACCATCCGCTCTAAATCTTATGCTACTTTAAATAGAGTTGCTGCTTTATTAGTAGAGAAAAACTTTAGCTTGAAATTAGCTGGTCATACAGATAATACAGGTTCAATGGCTTTAAACTTACGTTTATCGAAAGCAAGAGCAGAATCGGTTAAGGCTTATTTAGTTTCACAAGGTGCAAATGCTTCACGTATTGAAGCTACAGGTTATGGTCCAAACCAGCCTATTGCTACTAATAAAACGGCTGCTGGTCGTCAGAAAAACAGAAGAGTAGAATTCACTCTTTACTAG
- a CDS encoding M61 family metallopeptidase yields the protein MKKSIAGLVILLSVGMTARSQVKVGFEVSFKEPQAHYVEMEMNISGLVKDYVDVKMPVWAPGSYLVREFAKSVEDFSATAGGKPVKFEKVKKNAWRVYSAKSNAIKIKYRVYGFEVSVRTPFIDESHAFLSSTGIFMYPDGLLKLPSTVKVIPFKGWSKVSTGLEPVAGQPFTYTASDFDVLFDSPIEVGNQDVFDFMASGVKHEVAMYGGNYDKERLKVDMAKIVEQATAIYGENPNKHYTFIVHHFERGGGGLEHLNSTVLGASRNAYQTEEGYLGFLNLVAHEYFHLWNVKRMRPIALGPFDYDNENYTTNLWVAEGFTSYYENKLVLRAGFVDQKAFVDGLVTAVANVSNTPGAKVQSAAESSYDAWIKGYRPNENSNNTGVSYYSKGEVVGLLMDLEIANATKGVKSLDDVMKAMYLQGKTLKRGYTDAEFKAMVEKISGKSFTDFWAKYVNGTHPVEYDKYFGYAGINIKNQNEGNNIPYIGVASKKTEGRIIISAVSRNSAAWVDGLNVNDEVISVDGVGVEAALERMPVITSKKPGDMVTVKVKRDGIEKDIKLTLKASPNIKLVAEIEGNATESQVLVRKRWMGL from the coding sequence ATGAAAAAATCAATTGCAGGATTAGTAATATTACTATCAGTAGGTATGACAGCCAGATCGCAGGTAAAAGTAGGATTCGAGGTAAGCTTTAAAGAACCTCAAGCACATTATGTGGAAATGGAAATGAATATTTCCGGATTGGTTAAGGATTATGTGGATGTGAAAATGCCGGTATGGGCACCGGGGTCCTACCTGGTTCGTGAGTTTGCAAAGAGCGTGGAAGATTTTAGCGCCACTGCGGGTGGGAAACCCGTGAAATTTGAAAAAGTGAAGAAAAATGCATGGAGAGTCTACTCCGCTAAATCCAATGCCATAAAGATTAAATACAGGGTATATGGTTTTGAAGTTTCCGTACGCACCCCCTTCATTGATGAATCGCATGCTTTCCTATCGAGTACAGGAATATTCATGTATCCCGATGGATTATTGAAATTGCCAAGCACAGTAAAAGTGATCCCTTTTAAAGGATGGAGCAAAGTGTCTACCGGACTGGAACCTGTAGCTGGACAACCTTTTACTTATACAGCTTCAGATTTTGACGTCTTGTTTGACAGCCCTATCGAAGTAGGAAATCAGGATGTGTTTGACTTTATGGCCTCAGGTGTGAAACATGAGGTGGCGATGTACGGCGGTAACTATGATAAAGAGCGGTTAAAAGTTGATATGGCTAAAATTGTAGAACAGGCGACGGCTATTTATGGGGAAAATCCTAATAAACACTATACTTTTATTGTTCATCATTTTGAAAGAGGTGGAGGTGGTTTAGAGCATTTGAACTCTACCGTTTTAGGGGCCTCCCGAAACGCCTATCAGACAGAGGAAGGTTATCTTGGGTTTTTAAATCTGGTTGCGCATGAGTATTTTCATTTGTGGAATGTGAAAAGAATGCGTCCGATTGCTTTAGGTCCATTTGATTATGACAATGAGAACTATACTACTAATTTATGGGTTGCAGAAGGGTTTACTTCTTATTACGAGAATAAATTGGTGTTACGTGCAGGTTTTGTAGACCAAAAGGCTTTTGTTGATGGCCTCGTTACTGCTGTTGCCAATGTCTCTAATACTCCGGGGGCTAAAGTGCAGTCGGCGGCAGAATCAAGTTATGATGCCTGGATTAAAGGTTACAGACCAAATGAAAATTCTAATAATACCGGAGTTTCTTATTACAGCAAAGGAGAGGTGGTAGGACTATTGATGGACCTGGAGATTGCAAATGCAACTAAAGGAGTAAAAAGTCTGGATGATGTGATGAAAGCGATGTACCTGCAGGGTAAAACTTTAAAGAGAGGGTATACTGATGCAGAATTTAAAGCCATGGTAGAGAAGATTAGCGGTAAGAGTTTTACTGATTTCTGGGCAAAATATGTTAACGGGACCCATCCTGTAGAATATGATAAGTATTTTGGATATGCCGGAATCAACATTAAAAATCAAAACGAAGGAAACAATATTCCGTATATCGGTGTGGCTTCTAAAAAAACCGAAGGCAGGATTATCATTTCTGCCGTATCAAGAAATTCTGCGGCTTGGGTTGATGGTTTGAATGTCAATGATGAAGTGATCAGTGTAGATGGAGTTGGTGTTGAGGCTGCGCTGGAGCGCATGCCGGTAATTACAAGTAAAAAACCTGGTGATATGGTAACAGTGAAAGTGAAAAGAGATGGAATTGAGAAAGATATTAAACTGACCTTGAAAGCGAGCCCCAATATCAAGCTGGTGGCCGAAATTGAAGGCAATGCCACTGAATCGCAGGTGTTGGTACGAAAACGTTGGATGGGACTATAG
- the ggt gene encoding gamma-glutamyltransferase, which translates to MQKDIKDKFIPLIMGFVLVSAIWISGCAGGQLGKQNSEEYRNGMVVSASPDASKVGLDILKKGGNAVDAAVAVQFALAVVYPNAGNIGGGGFLVYRSAEGETNTLDFREKAGAAASRNMYLDSTGQPIVDKSLYGQLAAGVPGSVAGMITAHEKYGKLKWADLLEPAVQLARKGFAITARQAAELNDLRDKFVQFNPFGTALIKEGQWAKGDLLTQSELANTLEQIRDKGRAGFYEGAVADSLLLEMKRGGGILTKEDLKNYQAVWRNAVTGTYKGYRIITMPPPSSGGIALIQLLKSVAPYPLRKWGNHADSTVQVMVEAERRVYADRATHLGDPDFYAVPGKELMEDDYIRSRMKTFSWSKATASAVVKAGGIKGKEHEETTHFSIVDKAGNAVSVTTTLNGSYGAAVVVKGAGFLLNNEMDDFSVKPGSPNMYGLVGGEANAIAPGKRMLSSMTPTIIEKDRKLFMVVGTPGGSTIITSVFQTILNVIEFDQNMQQAVTSKRFHHQWLPDEVYIEEGALDSLNQSRLKSRGYILTPRGPIGRVDAILKTKWGYYQGGADPRGDDLSLGW; encoded by the coding sequence ATGCAGAAGGATATAAAGGATAAATTCATTCCCTTGATAATGGGTTTTGTTCTGGTTTCGGCTATCTGGATTTCAGGGTGTGCAGGTGGGCAATTGGGGAAACAGAATAGTGAGGAATACCGTAACGGAATGGTTGTATCTGCAAGTCCTGATGCGTCAAAAGTAGGGCTGGATATTTTAAAAAAAGGAGGAAACGCTGTTGATGCAGCCGTTGCCGTTCAGTTTGCTTTGGCGGTAGTTTATCCCAATGCAGGAAATATTGGTGGTGGAGGTTTTCTGGTTTACCGCTCAGCAGAAGGAGAGACCAATACGCTTGACTTTCGGGAAAAGGCTGGAGCGGCTGCTTCACGAAATATGTATCTTGATTCGACAGGACAGCCGATAGTAGACAAGAGTTTATATGGACAATTGGCTGCAGGTGTTCCAGGCTCTGTTGCCGGAATGATCACTGCACATGAAAAGTATGGAAAACTGAAATGGGCCGATTTACTGGAGCCGGCAGTTCAGCTGGCCAGAAAGGGATTTGCTATTACAGCACGGCAGGCAGCAGAATTGAATGATTTACGTGATAAGTTTGTTCAGTTTAACCCATTTGGAACTGCCCTGATTAAAGAGGGGCAATGGGCTAAGGGTGATTTGCTGACACAAAGTGAACTGGCAAATACCCTGGAGCAAATCCGCGATAAAGGTCGCGCTGGTTTTTATGAAGGAGCAGTGGCGGATAGCCTGTTACTGGAAATGAAACGTGGTGGTGGTATCCTCACAAAGGAAGATTTAAAGAATTATCAGGCCGTTTGGCGAAATGCAGTTACGGGAACGTATAAAGGTTATAGGATCATTACTATGCCGCCACCTTCCAGCGGAGGTATAGCCTTAATTCAATTGCTCAAATCAGTAGCTCCATATCCTTTAAGAAAATGGGGGAATCATGCCGATTCTACAGTGCAGGTGATGGTGGAAGCAGAACGGAGGGTATATGCTGACCGTGCAACTCATCTAGGTGACCCTGATTTTTATGCGGTTCCCGGAAAGGAGTTGATGGAGGACGATTACATTAGGAGCCGAATGAAGACTTTTAGCTGGTCAAAGGCAACTGCCAGTGCAGTTGTCAAAGCAGGGGGCATCAAAGGAAAAGAACATGAGGAAACCACACATTTTTCTATTGTAGATAAAGCGGGAAATGCCGTTTCTGTTACGACAACGCTAAATGGTTCGTATGGAGCTGCGGTTGTGGTAAAAGGAGCTGGATTTTTGTTGAATAACGAAATGGATGATTTTTCTGTAAAACCCGGTTCGCCTAACATGTATGGACTTGTGGGCGGGGAAGCAAATGCGATTGCACCTGGAAAAAGAATGTTGAGCTCTATGACACCTACTATTATTGAAAAAGATCGTAAATTGTTTATGGTGGTAGGTACCCCTGGAGGCTCTACCATAATAACGTCTGTTTTTCAGACCATTTTAAATGTGATTGAATTTGATCAGAACATGCAGCAGGCGGTAACGTCAAAACGCTTCCATCATCAATGGTTGCCAGATGAGGTTTATATCGAAGAAGGGGCTTTGGATAGTCTGAATCAGTCCAGATTGAAGTCCAGGGGCTATATTCTTACACCAAGAGGTCCCATTGGACGAGTGGATGCGATCCTTAAAACGAAATGGGGTTATTACCAGGGAGGTGCTGATCCTCGTGGAGACGATCTGTCACTCGGTTGGTAG